The Vicinamibacterales bacterium genome window below encodes:
- a CDS encoding S8 family serine peptidase, with the protein MSFQNRLLLNRAVLSGLPSIEVMLLLAGTGERAGAEAARVSSRLTQFGGRVRHSEPAIGYLRIEIPAERLIDLVDSADIAAYQIASLSRGAWYRDGPPLRNAELFRGFETTPIAPPERPSTRPDLPLLSAAESRRQGFTADDVGVGRWLEANPTFDGRGVTIALLENALPSFGDPTLRGATTLDGRDVSKIAGILNVPDTPGADETRVELDTVIEARTTWTRVGNRTYLLPHPGTYRFGVLELPGGGNLVHKFAIVEDPADGSVWLDANGDASFKDETPLADVNDRFEPRPLIVSHPRRAAVQFVMTRGREPHVVHVYVSIGSHQSMTLSVAAGSRTDEGLAFGVAPGARVLLVRVASPDPDLARVFEGCVAAAKRPDVDVIGASLGVGLVPDTAADFAGELIGRLVAVYRKPIVWSAANTSQMLGSVHAYGAALSVGGILSPQTYAALYGGRALDRTIVHPVSAAGPSLDGAIKPDFLAPMERLSADLPWNAGIETSPRNTPLRRLPPGYQISCCTSATSPYAAGVLALLISAAKQTGVSYAPETLSRALRTTAVLVPGFQAHQQGNGALNVNDAWRALTRSGDPPRITASASILHPLAHYSARGLQGTGIFEVEGWTPGMTATRTIVLRRESGPTRALTYDVDWSADDGTFSTARSVTLPLQTNVSLPVRIAVQEAGAHSGLLTLRDRSSKAVVFRTQATIAATERPDAVTGEIRMTGTVGLMRQRAHYFRVPAGVRALAFDLQVIRGVIRPTVIAAHGLHSGYYMHVHPNNLEFMGPGTYRLVLPNPQPGTWTLRIDTGSTYFSIPGSGVKGDDSDAEYRFTVAPLQATIDTSTQPDGTIAIEIANVRGAVAEPTLLISPARLTSHRRSFNPSGLPTVIDIDVPAETATLSLQLRAGAGATAELHVYDCSTGECFSYDIGFPAAGAHTLVVRKPNAGRWVAAVNAAPFPAAPGSFVLDEIVTTGPPVGRASAGARGIGNRWRETLPDVELPDAVAGKTSVLLIELLDAALERGQIDRPWTRTPRFTLRDRPVAIGSGIYRR; encoded by the coding sequence ATGTCCTTCCAGAACCGGCTGCTCCTCAATCGCGCCGTCCTCAGCGGCCTCCCCTCGATCGAGGTGATGCTCCTGCTCGCCGGGACCGGAGAGCGGGCCGGCGCGGAGGCGGCGCGCGTCTCGTCGCGCCTGACGCAGTTCGGCGGCCGCGTCCGCCACTCCGAACCGGCCATTGGATATCTACGGATCGAGATCCCCGCCGAACGGCTGATCGACCTTGTGGACTCTGCCGACATCGCGGCCTACCAGATCGCCTCGCTGTCGCGTGGAGCGTGGTACCGCGACGGCCCGCCGCTCCGCAACGCGGAACTCTTTCGCGGGTTCGAGACCACACCGATCGCGCCGCCCGAACGCCCATCGACCCGGCCCGACCTGCCCCTGCTGTCGGCCGCGGAATCTCGCAGGCAAGGCTTCACGGCGGACGACGTCGGGGTCGGTCGGTGGCTCGAGGCAAACCCGACTTTCGACGGCCGCGGTGTGACGATTGCCCTGCTCGAAAACGCGCTGCCGTCGTTCGGCGACCCGACGCTGCGCGGCGCCACGACACTCGACGGACGCGACGTGTCGAAGATCGCCGGCATCCTGAACGTGCCGGACACCCCGGGCGCCGACGAGACGCGCGTCGAGCTCGACACCGTCATCGAGGCACGAACCACGTGGACGAGAGTCGGCAACCGGACCTACCTCCTTCCCCATCCCGGCACGTATAGATTCGGCGTGCTCGAACTGCCCGGCGGCGGCAATCTCGTCCACAAGTTCGCCATCGTGGAAGATCCCGCGGATGGAAGCGTCTGGCTCGATGCGAACGGCGACGCGTCGTTCAAGGACGAGACGCCGCTCGCCGACGTCAACGATCGGTTCGAGCCGCGGCCGCTGATCGTGTCGCATCCGCGCAGAGCCGCCGTGCAGTTCGTGATGACGCGCGGGCGCGAGCCGCACGTCGTCCACGTCTACGTCAGCATCGGCAGCCATCAGAGCATGACGCTGAGCGTGGCGGCCGGCAGCCGGACGGACGAAGGGCTGGCGTTCGGGGTGGCGCCCGGCGCCCGCGTGCTCCTCGTACGTGTCGCCTCACCGGATCCGGACCTCGCCAGAGTCTTCGAAGGCTGCGTCGCCGCGGCAAAGCGGCCGGACGTGGACGTCATCGGCGCGTCGCTCGGTGTCGGACTGGTGCCGGATACCGCCGCGGATTTCGCCGGCGAGCTGATCGGACGTCTCGTCGCGGTCTATCGCAAGCCGATCGTCTGGTCGGCTGCGAACACCAGCCAGATGCTGGGAAGCGTCCACGCCTACGGCGCGGCGCTCTCGGTCGGCGGAATCCTCAGCCCGCAGACGTACGCGGCCTTATACGGCGGACGTGCGCTCGATCGCACGATCGTCCATCCCGTCTCTGCAGCCGGGCCATCGCTCGACGGCGCGATCAAGCCGGACTTCCTCGCGCCGATGGAACGCCTGTCGGCCGACCTGCCGTGGAACGCGGGAATCGAGACCTCGCCTCGCAACACCCCGCTCCGGCGCCTGCCGCCCGGGTATCAGATCAGCTGCTGCACCTCGGCGACGAGTCCGTACGCCGCCGGCGTGCTCGCGCTGCTGATCAGTGCCGCGAAGCAAACGGGCGTCTCGTACGCACCCGAGACGTTGAGCCGCGCCCTGCGGACGACGGCGGTGCTCGTGCCCGGGTTCCAGGCACATCAGCAGGGCAATGGCGCGCTGAACGTCAACGACGCCTGGCGTGCGCTCACACGAAGCGGCGATCCGCCGCGCATCACGGCATCGGCGTCGATCCTGCACCCCCTCGCACACTACTCGGCGCGCGGTCTGCAGGGTACGGGCATCTTCGAGGTCGAGGGATGGACGCCTGGCATGACAGCCACGCGCACGATCGTGCTGCGCCGCGAATCGGGGCCGACACGAGCCCTGACCTACGACGTCGATTGGTCCGCCGACGACGGCACGTTCAGCACCGCGCGTTCCGTGACGCTCCCGCTGCAGACGAACGTGTCGCTGCCGGTTCGCATCGCGGTCCAAGAAGCAGGTGCGCACAGCGGATTGCTGACGCTTCGCGATCGAAGTTCGAAGGCGGTCGTCTTCCGCACCCAGGCAACGATCGCCGCAACCGAACGGCCGGATGCCGTCACCGGCGAGATCCGCATGACCGGAACGGTGGGCCTGATGCGGCAGCGAGCCCACTACTTCCGCGTTCCCGCCGGTGTGCGTGCGCTCGCCTTCGACCTTCAGGTCATTCGCGGCGTCATCCGGCCGACCGTCATCGCCGCGCACGGGCTGCACAGCGGCTACTACATGCACGTCCACCCGAACAATCTCGAGTTCATGGGTCCGGGCACCTACCGCCTCGTGCTGCCCAATCCGCAGCCGGGTACGTGGACCCTTCGGATCGACACCGGATCGACTTACTTCTCCATCCCGGGAAGCGGCGTGAAGGGAGACGACAGCGACGCGGAGTACCGCTTCACCGTCGCGCCGCTGCAGGCCACGATCGACACCTCCACACAACCCGATGGAACCATCGCGATCGAGATCGCGAATGTCAGGGGCGCTGTCGCGGAACCGACGCTCCTGATCTCGCCGGCACGCCTGACATCACATCGCCGCAGCTTCAACCCCTCCGGGCTGCCGACTGTCATCGACATCGACGTACCGGCGGAGACGGCGACGCTGTCGCTGCAGTTGCGCGCCGGCGCGGGCGCGACCGCCGAGCTGCACGTCTACGACTGTTCCACCGGCGAGTGCTTCTCGTACGACATCGGCTTCCCCGCTGCCGGCGCGCACACGCTGGTCGTCCGCAAGCCGAACGCCGGACGCTGGGTCGCGGCCGTCAACGCGGCGCCGTTTCCTGCCGCGCCGGGCAGCTTCGTGCTGGACGAGATCGTCACGACCGGGCCGCCGGTCGGGCGAGCTTCGGCGGGAGCACGCGGCATCGGGAACCGCTGGCGCGAAACACTGCCGGATGTCGAGCTGCCCGATGCGGTTGCGGGAAAGACCTCGGTACTGCTGATCGAATTGCTCGACGCTGCCCTGGAGCGCGGCCAGATCGATCGCCCCTGGACGCGGACGCCGCGATTCACGCTGCGCGATCGCCCCGTCGCAATCGGCTCGGGCATCTACCGGCGGTGA
- a CDS encoding FAD-dependent oxidoreductase has translation MRTGVTRREMLQAVGALAATHVLDGRAAALPRVGIIGGGMAGVSLAWMLDGHYDVTLLEAAPAIGGNVRGVDVDLDGHQFVVDLGAQFFHPGPYPAYTALLTSLGLYPPVAASPSSAHSFPASITVAAQSTPLPRFVSPVIPDRTWPLLAAWNGAGTSAFATAFAAARLREQLNGAWTLTLGDWLPTLGLTQAQWEGILLPWAASLFSGSIEQARGLSARAAMVFAARALPANPLDPLLYYVLKPGMGDVLARLIAQCTTLQLRTNAAVQQVSRNLDGSYQIQCADSFTVPVDQVVFAASGPATRQLVSRLPGTATQTAALAGIEFHDATLALHTDPVYAPSHPLFWSFLNSRIDGAFCEASMWMAPVIATAPLATTAKVWKSWTTHRSQQPAQVLHEAAFQHMLPTPSTLLAQSVLRLLQGRDGIWFAGGYLFPYDAQETALLSALGVALGLGASTARVRTLEGAR, from the coding sequence ATGCGAACTGGAGTGACCCGGCGGGAAATGCTGCAGGCGGTCGGCGCCCTCGCCGCCACACACGTGCTGGACGGACGCGCCGCCGCCCTGCCGCGCGTCGGCATCATCGGCGGCGGCATGGCCGGCGTGTCGCTCGCCTGGATGCTCGACGGCCACTACGACGTCACGCTGCTGGAGGCGGCGCCGGCGATCGGCGGCAACGTCCGCGGTGTGGACGTCGATCTCGACGGACATCAGTTCGTCGTCGATCTCGGCGCGCAGTTCTTTCATCCCGGACCGTATCCGGCCTACACCGCGCTCCTGACGTCACTCGGCCTCTATCCGCCCGTGGCCGCGTCGCCATCCAGCGCGCACAGCTTTCCAGCGTCGATCACCGTCGCGGCGCAGAGCACCCCGCTGCCGCGGTTCGTCTCGCCGGTAATCCCGGATCGGACGTGGCCGCTGCTTGCGGCGTGGAACGGCGCGGGCACCTCCGCGTTCGCGACCGCGTTCGCCGCCGCACGGCTGCGCGAGCAGTTGAACGGCGCCTGGACGCTCACGCTCGGCGACTGGCTCCCGACGCTCGGCCTGACGCAGGCGCAATGGGAAGGCATCCTGCTGCCCTGGGCGGCGTCGCTCTTCTCCGGCAGCATCGAGCAGGCGCGCGGCCTCTCGGCGCGTGCCGCCATGGTGTTTGCGGCCAGGGCCCTGCCGGCCAACCCGCTCGATCCGCTTCTCTACTACGTGCTCAAGCCCGGCATGGGCGACGTGCTCGCGCGTCTCATCGCCCAGTGCACCACGCTGCAGCTCCGCACGAACGCTGCCGTACAGCAGGTGTCCCGCAATCTCGACGGCAGCTACCAGATCCAATGCGCCGACAGCTTCACCGTCCCGGTCGATCAGGTGGTCTTCGCCGCCTCGGGTCCGGCGACGCGGCAGCTGGTGTCGAGACTGCCGGGAACGGCCACGCAGACGGCCGCCCTCGCCGGCATCGAGTTCCACGACGCGACGCTCGCGCTGCACACCGATCCGGTGTACGCGCCATCGCACCCGCTGTTCTGGTCGTTCCTGAACAGCCGGATCGACGGCGCGTTCTGCGAGGCGTCGATGTGGATGGCTCCGGTGATCGCCACCGCGCCGCTCGCGACCACGGCGAAAGTGTGGAAGAGCTGGACGACGCATCGCAGTCAGCAGCCGGCGCAGGTGCTGCACGAAGCCGCGTTCCAGCACATGCTGCCGACCCCCTCGACCCTCCTCGCGCAGAGCGTGCTTCGGCTGCTTCAGGGGCGCGACGGCATCTGGTTCGCCGGCGGCTACCTGTTCCCGTACGACGCGCAGGAAACGGCCTTGCTCTCCGCCCTGGGGGTTGCCCTCGGTCTCGGCGCCTCGACGGCGCGCGTCCGCACGCTTGAAGGCGCCCGCTGA
- a CDS encoding ATP-binding cassette domain-containing protein — MPAAVEFNRVSLAFDDHVVLRDLSFSVPEGSMRILLGPSGVGKTLVLKLILGLLRPDAGEVLVNGRRVDTMPEAELLAMRSDIGMVFQENALFDSLTVAENVGYRLYEETRLSLQEVRARVEEVLAFLGLSDFIDRMPATLSGGQRRRVGIARAMASKPNLMLFDDSTTGLDPVIAATVDDEIVKLRDLQNVTSIVVSQQIRDAFYIAEHHAVRDDGAVRMEKLDARGPALAEFLVLYEGRIHFSGTAPELLASHDPYLERFLYRTLPPW, encoded by the coding sequence ATGCCGGCAGCGGTCGAATTCAATCGCGTCTCGCTCGCCTTCGACGACCACGTCGTCCTGCGCGATCTCAGCTTCAGCGTTCCCGAGGGATCGATGCGGATCCTGCTCGGTCCGAGCGGGGTCGGCAAGACGCTGGTGCTCAAGCTGATTCTCGGGTTGCTGCGGCCTGACGCCGGCGAGGTGCTGGTGAACGGCCGGCGGGTCGACACGATGCCGGAGGCCGAGCTGCTGGCGATGCGCTCGGACATCGGCATGGTGTTCCAGGAGAATGCGCTGTTCGACTCGCTCACCGTCGCGGAGAACGTCGGCTACCGGCTCTACGAGGAGACCAGGCTCTCGCTGCAGGAGGTGCGGGCGCGCGTCGAGGAGGTGCTCGCCTTCCTCGGGCTGAGCGACTTCATCGATCGCATGCCGGCGACCCTCTCCGGCGGTCAGCGGCGCCGCGTCGGCATCGCGCGCGCGATGGCGTCGAAGCCGAACCTGATGCTCTTCGACGACTCGACCACCGGACTCGACCCGGTGATCGCCGCGACCGTGGACGACGAGATCGTCAAGCTGCGCGATCTGCAGAACGTCACGTCGATCGTCGTGTCGCAGCAGATCCGCGACGCCTTCTACATCGCCGAACATCACGCCGTGCGCGACGACGGCGCCGTCCGCATGGAGAAGCTGGACGCCCGCGGCCCCGCGCTGGCCGAGTTCCTCGTTCTGTACGAAGGGCGGATCCATTTCAGCGGCACCGCGCCGGAGCTGCTGGCCTCGCACGACCCGTATCTCGAGAGATTTCTCTACCGGACCCTGCCGCCCTGGTGA
- a CDS encoding HEAT repeat domain-containing protein, translating to MNAQRPSGGAARRTAAAVGCVIAASVFVATADARAAWVQLAQLLSLQGKPEPASANLLSEHHLEALDGMPPQAQAEFLLERAINHYANANREIEARLASWRGKLQQGERYESLFRMAINSDDLRVRAAAIEINILVRGLDKSAATVDRLEPLARTAPQGPRANALWDLGLLGGRGVEPQRVAGILLASIHDENVNVRYWAVEGLAYLATDDTIEPLLRIFHDDPSPMIRERAACSLAQSGMLTRAQRMIAVPTLIDYAADMALDEQTRGWVFQALRDITGESLGRDPAAWRAWWGRQR from the coding sequence ATGAACGCACAGAGACCCTCGGGCGGAGCGGCCCGGAGGACCGCCGCGGCGGTGGGCTGCGTCATCGCGGCGTCGGTATTCGTCGCGACGGCGGACGCGCGTGCCGCCTGGGTGCAGCTCGCGCAGCTCCTCAGCCTGCAAGGCAAACCGGAGCCGGCGTCCGCGAACCTGCTGTCGGAGCATCACCTCGAAGCGCTCGATGGCATGCCGCCGCAGGCACAGGCCGAGTTCCTGCTGGAGCGCGCGATCAACCATTACGCCAACGCGAACCGCGAGATCGAGGCGCGGCTGGCGTCGTGGCGGGGCAAGCTGCAGCAGGGCGAGCGCTACGAATCGCTGTTCCGGATGGCGATCAACTCGGACGATCTCCGCGTCCGCGCCGCCGCGATCGAGATCAACATCCTGGTGCGCGGCCTGGACAAGAGCGCTGCGACGGTGGACCGGCTGGAGCCGCTCGCGCGGACCGCACCGCAGGGGCCGCGCGCCAACGCGCTATGGGATCTCGGGCTGCTCGGCGGACGCGGCGTGGAGCCGCAGCGGGTCGCCGGCATCCTGCTCGCGTCGATCCACGACGAGAACGTCAACGTGCGGTACTGGGCCGTCGAGGGTCTGGCCTACCTGGCGACGGATGACACGATCGAGCCGCTGCTGCGGATCTTCCACGACGACCCGTCGCCGATGATCCGCGAGCGCGCGGCGTGCAGTCTGGCGCAATCGGGCATGCTGACCCGTGCCCAGCGGATGATCGCGGTCCCGACCCTGATCGACTATGCGGCCGACATGGCGCTGGACGAGCAGACGCGCGGGTGGGTGTTCCAGGCGCTGCGGGACATCACCGGCGAGAGCCTCGGCAGGGATCCCGCCGCCTGGCGCGCATGGTGGGGCAGACAGAGGTAG
- a CDS encoding TonB-dependent receptor — protein sequence MRGVFGALLLTLMTPAWLAAQTPAGGRVSGSVKDEQGAAMPGVAISARSDGAPGVYRTTTDRTGTYHLTDLPPAEYEITAEIAGFATVKRAAVVVRAGLAATVDLTMVVGGIGETVEVRMETPLLDTRHGSQAVNVSGELLRSVPLTERREWYGALAATPGVVTSEFAGSKLFYVRGSDTGMTLVQIDGADVTAAGRPGVSYVQLNTDAIDDIQIQTGGPSAAAPLGSGGVINIATASGTNRVRGAATVFAQPRRWNDSNQPGGTSTAVDQTQIDLSLGGPVLRDRVWGFGSFRHVDTSTGVSRSAAQLAALRALVSGFEPIDSTNQAHFWMTKITAQAGRHQLAAFYQEDANPVFTIGATSQFPSGQATGGSAASVRLSSIWSNRLTTRAGVSYNDKSREGLTSGAGGPNLRIYSGTIASGGRLTGNGQLASLGSPVLSRPTQPNDKITGSLDATLYLSQGSTAHEIQAGLFAQRRVQGNHLVYTNDGFTLEEHVLRQAGVLTGGSIAFHRQIMNGPELTTFNQTARDLAAYVQDAWRPSPRITVTAGVRVDQILVEDTVFHLTTQRSLEVGPRAGVNHALTADSRNVARAHWARVHDQPGIVTTTGTPTVGQRDLYDLNLDGTFETVFVTPPTTGTILNRTIDPDLHQPYVQEWGAGYSRQLPRGIAANVDVARRRFVDRTTLLETNGRFNGRTFAGYINESQNDIYAATNNRWNTPVYSSLELSLTKHTPRVQTLVSYVRQWRHIDGTWQPHDPAGFIQPEAFANDRGIGSSTGTATATFDSNSLSGFHMTQSVTASAQWQDHVVRAAAAVNAPWSLMLSANYTFQSGTWSGPIVTRVSAPDPAFGPPTVTLSNGRTVSNPLATLLRFAYPTRGEGQLRTPDLHVLNLRAGRRFTLRRVKLDASLDVFNAANRGADLGFEFGANQTYNPLFGVTIDRQRPRSAQIVIRAAF from the coding sequence ATGCGCGGAGTGTTCGGTGCCCTGCTGCTGACCCTGATGACCCCGGCGTGGCTGGCGGCGCAAACGCCCGCCGGCGGCCGCGTGAGCGGCTCGGTGAAGGACGAACAAGGCGCGGCGATGCCGGGCGTCGCCATCTCGGCGCGCAGTGATGGCGCGCCGGGCGTCTATCGCACGACGACCGACCGTACCGGCACGTATCACCTGACGGATCTGCCGCCGGCGGAATACGAGATCACCGCGGAGATCGCCGGGTTCGCCACCGTGAAACGCGCGGCGGTTGTGGTGCGGGCGGGGCTCGCCGCCACCGTGGACCTCACCATGGTCGTGGGTGGAATCGGCGAGACGGTGGAGGTTCGGATGGAGACGCCGCTGCTCGACACGCGGCACGGCTCGCAGGCGGTGAACGTGAGCGGCGAGCTGCTCAGAAGCGTGCCGCTCACCGAGCGCCGCGAATGGTACGGCGCGCTCGCGGCGACGCCGGGCGTCGTCACCTCGGAGTTCGCCGGCTCGAAGCTGTTCTACGTCCGCGGCTCGGATACCGGGATGACGCTGGTGCAGATCGACGGGGCCGATGTCACGGCGGCCGGCAGGCCCGGCGTCAGCTACGTGCAGTTGAACACCGACGCGATCGACGACATCCAGATTCAGACCGGAGGTCCGAGCGCGGCGGCGCCGCTCGGCAGCGGCGGCGTGATCAACATCGCGACGGCGAGCGGCACCAATCGCGTCAGAGGGGCCGCCACGGTGTTCGCGCAGCCGCGTCGCTGGAACGATTCGAACCAGCCCGGCGGCACCAGCACGGCCGTCGATCAGACCCAGATCGATCTCTCGCTCGGCGGCCCGGTGCTCCGCGATCGCGTCTGGGGCTTCGGGTCGTTCCGCCACGTCGACACCTCGACGGGCGTGAGCCGCAGCGCCGCGCAGCTCGCCGCGCTGCGCGCGCTCGTCAGCGGATTCGAGCCGATCGACAGCACCAACCAGGCGCATTTCTGGATGACGAAGATCACCGCCCAGGCCGGACGTCACCAGCTCGCCGCGTTCTACCAGGAAGACGCGAATCCGGTGTTCACGATCGGCGCGACCAGCCAGTTCCCGTCGGGACAGGCCACCGGCGGGTCCGCGGCATCCGTACGCCTGTCGTCGATCTGGTCCAACCGGCTGACCACGCGCGCCGGCGTCAGCTACAACGACAAGAGCCGCGAAGGGCTCACTTCCGGCGCCGGCGGTCCCAACCTGCGCATCTACAGCGGCACCATCGCGTCCGGCGGACGGCTCACGGGCAACGGCCAGCTCGCGAGCCTCGGCAGCCCCGTGCTCTCGCGGCCGACACAGCCGAACGACAAGATCACCGGCTCGCTCGACGCCACGCTCTATCTCTCGCAGGGATCGACGGCGCACGAGATCCAGGCCGGCCTCTTCGCGCAGCGTCGCGTCCAGGGGAACCACCTCGTCTACACCAACGACGGGTTCACGCTCGAAGAGCACGTCCTGCGGCAAGCCGGCGTGCTCACCGGCGGATCGATCGCGTTCCACAGGCAGATCATGAACGGGCCCGAATTGACGACGTTCAACCAGACGGCGCGCGATCTCGCCGCGTACGTCCAGGATGCCTGGCGCCCCTCGCCGCGGATCACCGTCACCGCCGGCGTTCGCGTCGATCAGATTCTCGTCGAGGACACGGTCTTCCACCTCACCACGCAGCGCAGCCTCGAAGTCGGGCCGCGCGCGGGGGTGAACCATGCCCTCACCGCCGACAGCCGCAACGTCGCCCGCGCACACTGGGCTCGCGTCCACGATCAGCCCGGCATCGTCACCACGACGGGGACGCCGACCGTCGGGCAGCGCGATCTGTACGACCTGAACCTGGACGGCACGTTCGAGACGGTGTTCGTGACCCCGCCGACGACCGGCACGATCCTGAATCGCACGATCGATCCGGACCTGCACCAGCCGTACGTGCAGGAATGGGGCGCCGGCTACAGCCGCCAGCTGCCGCGCGGCATCGCCGCGAACGTCGACGTCGCGCGGCGGCGGTTCGTCGACCGCACCACCCTGCTCGAGACCAACGGCAGGTTCAACGGCCGCACGTTCGCCGGGTACATCAACGAGTCGCAGAACGACATCTACGCCGCGACGAACAACCGCTGGAACACCCCGGTCTACAGCTCGCTCGAACTGTCGCTGACCAAACACACGCCCCGCGTGCAGACGCTCGTCAGCTACGTGCGGCAGTGGCGGCACATCGACGGGACGTGGCAGCCGCACGATCCGGCCGGCTTCATCCAGCCGGAGGCGTTCGCGAACGACAGGGGCATCGGCAGCTCGACCGGCACCGCCACCGCGACGTTCGACTCGAACAGCCTGAGCGGCTTCCACATGACGCAGAGCGTCACCGCGAGCGCGCAATGGCAGGATCACGTCGTCCGCGCGGCAGCCGCCGTCAACGCGCCGTGGTCGCTGATGCTCTCGGCGAACTACACGTTCCAGTCCGGCACCTGGTCCGGACCGATCGTCACGCGCGTGTCCGCGCCGGATCCGGCCTTCGGACCGCCGACGGTGACCCTGTCGAACGGCCGCACCGTCAGCAACCCGCTGGCGACCCTGCTGCGATTCGCCTATCCGACGCGCGGCGAAGGCCAGCTGCGCACGCCCGACCTGCACGTCCTCAACCTGCGGGCCGGGCGGCGCTTTACGCTGCGCCGGGTGAAGCTGGACGCGAGCCTCGACGTCTTCAACGCCGCCAATCGCGGCGCGGATCTCGGCTTCGAGTTCGGCGCCAACCAGACCTACAACCCGCTGTTCGGCGTCACCATCGATCGGCAGCGTCCTCGCTCGGCGCAGATCGTGATCCGCGCCGCCTTCTGA